A window of the Besnoitia besnoiti strain Bb-Ger1 chromosome VI, whole genome shotgun sequence genome harbors these coding sequences:
- a CDS encoding hypothetical protein (encoded by transcript BESB_065110) encodes MPASSAPSFPAAPGWLPAAACSFGAEAAPLLSPTEAGDEAEALAAVQRVLRLWLNSSASQKAPGGAPASASEEPCEAAAAAAARAVGKETGASFLASLQRLVAQLEQVHRHQSAGRANGTAGSGGAGESKPRSEAEEGGVEARMESAATDRRELTAAFSAGREALCELLSSNTPLSLAESHAYVRRLLQTHQGRRPSCSPACRCGKAAWEATGPCCRACPCCVSGPTAACAQSERGATQTKRSLAGSAREPLQSPPRLRAASPPPPASLLLASPSARYCPKRPRNSQPGQGQFAESFVEAILEGDQRAALARGVGRPGEGGAPREDATRGDAASVSGVSTCADSRDSPAERQEQCNRWKAHVGGLYIPVFDREDEYRDDYDPGYRILDLAEAHYIHDCHTFRQNPVDLVGGLAACSRRPRLPSHLAAVYSSRRNSAGAEKKESSGTVSRRAARGRDEAAPPQTESQASPAPPALNASGFSPSSSSLSSLPADRQRSSPRFGGWVAAVPCGDGAGAGGEAQAGEAGASGVRRSEEGERSSSPAFGFVAPSEEKADGGPEEPGAARRDDILEFALHPASAPPRGDKGASEGAKPNGAKEAAGGRDVKSVSMEDELADCSVEVASSAASSSSPFVAQDKAGGRPVGTSGATRDGVSTASSGSFSSVLYSSSSATPHSAVAAPSSVPVPSTGAVDGDASPSTASLPVFGQGRPGEAGLSAADEEELAAYQREMQLSLAWREKYCDGDPVAFRARQQATRAAFLEGALHASPAHGCAASPLVHESLAPFIRPIYPPSDDAFYPVRVRPHRSVCRPPPSGRLTSEPEQGECALAGKEEGSLTTHAAEQERAGRGLDGLHKNGASSHAEEAAAGATASGMPGDAGSGEGHKDEVPAVVYDCFHLKVVYERGRTGFEDHRELVLPPGTLLAGRYEVEKEVGRAAFSRCLRCIDTVTNRRVCLKVIRNEKEYMDQSLDEVKTLRFLSANGDPDSLHFLRLCDFFYHREHLVLVTELLSQNLYEFSSFFRKSYLPSFWTVGKIQRVAFELLLALRFVHSLNIIHCDLKPENILLMPHPVTETRYYKGLVGQRPADIVAAAFEERARRAPAKPAGGADAKSPILRAGEESEAACGAVACVKKSADSNGAACATCASSSLPCNLAAAPFPCSCAAPQSASPSPLLSSPASLADTPPRASAAAAAPSPSAGARTPPGEAEDACPPVSVKIIDFGNSCLTSDPLITYVQSRSYRAPEVLLELPYDTKIDIWSLGCVLFELWTSVVLFMNDSVHSLLARIVGIVGQLPWYMVERSPKREVLFDGDGYLYVVLPSSPSAGSGSTGGEAKAPGGKGAGGGEKDGGRHKDRRDGHEGGAGRMLRFLLPKRSSLKQRMRATDAFFIDFLDKMLIIDPAQRWDADQLLNHPFLQKGRYADGL; translated from the exons ATGCCCGCGTCAAGCGCTCCGTCGTTCCCTGCAGCCCCGGGGTGGCTccctgcggctgcctgcagcttcggcgccgaggcggcgccgctgttgTCGCCAACAGAGGCTGGAGATGAGGCTGAGGCGCTTGCAGCTGTTCAGCGGGTCCTGCGCTTGTGGCTGAattcctcggcgtcgcagaaggcgccagggggggcgcctgcgtcagcCTCGGAGGAGCcctgcgaggcagcggcggcggcggcggcgcgggcggttGGCAAGGAGACCGGCGCGTCGttcctcgcgtcgctgcagcgcctcgtcgcgcagctggAGCAGGTTCATCGCCACCAGAGCGCCGGGCGGGCGAACGGCacggcgggcagcggcggcgcgggagagtcgaagccgcgcagcgaggcggaggaggggggcgtGGAGGCTCGGATGGAGTCGGCGGCAACCGACCGCCGCGAGCTCACAGCCGCATTCTCTgcgggccgcgaggcgctctgcgAGCTGCTCAGCTCCAACACGCCTCTGTCGCTGGCCGAGTCGCACGCCTACGTTcgcaggctgctgcagacacacCAGGGCCGGCGCCCGTCGTGCTCGCcggcctgccgctgcggaaAAGCCGCTTGGGAGGCAACCGGGCCTTGCTGCCGCGCATGCCCTTGCTGCGTGAGCGGCCCaacggcggcgtgcgcgcagaGTGAACGCGGGGCGACTCAGACCAAGCGTTCGCTTGCAGGATCCGCGAGGGAGCCTctgcagtctccgccgcggctgcgcgccgcctcgccgccgccgcccgcctcgctgctgctggcgtcgccttctgcgcgctACTGCCCCAAGCGGCCACGGAACTCGCAGCCGGGGCAGGGGCAGTTCGCCGAGAGCTTCGTTGAAGCAATTCTCGAGGGCGatcagcgcgccgccctcgcgcgaggcgtcggcCGCCCGGGCGAGGGGGGCGCGCCGAGGGAGGACGCAAcaagaggcgacgccgcgtcaGTCAGCGGAGTGAGCACCTGCGCGGACTCCCGGGACAGCCCCGCGGAGAGACAAGAGCAGTGCAACCGGTGGAAGGCCCACGTCGGCGGCCTCTACATCCCCGTGTTCGATCGGGAAGACGAATACAGGGACGACTACGACCCCG GCTACCGCATTTTGGATCTGGCGGAGGCTCACTACATCCACGACTGTCACACGTTCCGGCAGAACCCCGTCGACCTCgtgggcggcctcgcggcgtgctcgcgtcgcccgagGCTGCCTTCGCACTTGGCGGCCGTCTATTCTTCGCGGCGAaactccgccggcgcagagaagaaggaatcTAGCGGCACGGTgtccaggcgcgcggcgcggggtcgcgacgaggccgcgccgccgcagacggagagCCAGGCcagccccgccccccccgcgctCAACGCCTCGGGCTTCtccccttcgtcttcctccttgtCGTCTCTCCCCGCAGACCGCCAGCGCAGCTCGCCCCGCTTCGGCGGCTGGGTGGCCGCTGTACcgtgcggcgacggcgcgggtgcaggaggcgaggcgcaggcaggcgaggcgggggcgTCGGGGGTGCGTcgcagcgaagaaggcgagaggtCGAGTTCGCCGGCCTTCGGCTTCGTTGCACCAAGCGAGGAGAAAGCCGACGGGGGCCCGGAGGAGCCTGGGGCCGCCCGACGCGACGACATCCTCGAGTTCGCGCTCCATCCGgcgtcagcgccgcctcgaggcgataaaggcgcgagcgagggcgcgaagcCGAACGGCGCCAAGGAGGCCGCTGGTGGGCGGGACGTGAAGAGCGTCTCGATGGAGGACGAGCTCGCAGACTGCAGCGTGGAagtcgcttcctccgcggccagttcttcctcgccgttcGTCGCTCAAGACAAGGCGGGCGGGCGACCCGTGGGCACCTCTGGGGCcacgcgcgacggcgtctcCACGGCGTCCTCGGGGTCCTTTTCCTCTGTTCTGTACTCCTCTTCATCCGCGACGCCCCACTCTGCTGTGGCCGCCCCGAGTTCCGTGCCGGTCCCCTCCACCGGGGCGGtggacggcgacgcgtccccgtcgacggcgtctctgccggtGTTTGGCCAGGGGCGCccgggcgaggcggggctctcggcggcggacgaggaggagctcgccgcgtACCAGCGCGAGATGCAGCTGAGTCTGGCGTGGAGGGAGAAGTACTGCGACGGCGATCCTGtggccttccgcgcgcggcagcaggcgacgcgcgcagccttcctcgagggcgcgctgcacgcgtctccggcgcacggctgcgccgcttctccgctcgtccacgagagcctcgcgccgttCATCCGCCCGATCTACCCCcccagcgacgacgccttcTATCCTGTTCGCGTGCGGCCGCACCGCTCCGTgtgccgccctcccccctcggGCCGCCTCACGTCGGAGCCTGAGCAGGGCGAGTGCGCGCTCGCTGGCAAGGAGGAGGGCAGTTTGACgacgcacgccgccgagCAGGAGCGTGCGGGGCGGGGCCTGGACGGCCTCCACAAGaacggcgcctcctcgcacgccgaggaggccgcagccggcgcgacTGCCAGCGGAATgccaggcgacgcgggcagcGGGGAGGGACACAAGGACGAGGTGCCGGCGGTCGTCTACGACTGCTTCCATCTCAAAGTCGTCTACGAGCGAGGCAGGACCGGCTTCGAAGACCACAGAGAGCTCGTCCTTCCCCCGGGAACGCTACTCGCCGGGCGCTACGAGGTTGAAAAGGAG GTCGGACGAGCGGCGTTCTCGCGTTGCTTGCGATGTATTGACACGGTGACAAACAGACGCGTCTGCCTCAAG GTCATCCGCAACGAGAAGGAGTACATGGATCAATCGCTGGACGAAGTGAAGACTCTGCGTTTCTTGAGTGCGAACGGGGACCCGGACTCGCTGCACTTTCTGCGGCTGTGCGACTTCTTTTACCACCGCGAACACCTGGTTTTGGTGACTGAGTTGCTCTCTCAGAATCTCTACGAGttctcgtccttcttccGGAAGAGCTATTTGCCTTCGTTTTGGACTGTCGGCAAGATCCAGCGCGTGGCCTtcgagctgcttctcgcgctaCGCTTCGTCCACTCGCTCAACATTATTCACTGCGACTTGAAGCCAGAAAACATCCTCCTTATGCCACACCCCGTCACCGAGACCCGGTACTACAAGGGCCTCGTAGGCCAGCGCCCCGCGGACatcgtcgcggccgcgttcGAAGAGCgtgcgcgcagggcgccagCCAAGCCCGCAGGAGGAGCGGACGCAAAGAGCCCAATCTTGCgggcgggggaggagagcgaagcggccTGTGgagccgtcgcctgcgtcaaAAAAAGTGCCGACTCGAAcggcgctgcgtgcgcaacttgtgcgtcgtcctcgctgccctgcaacctcgcggcggcgcccttccCTTGCtcgtgtgcggcgccgcagtcggcctcgccgtcgccgctcctgagctctccggcgtcgctggcggacACGCCAccccgcgcgtccgcggcggccgcggcgccttcgccctctgcgggtgcgcgcacgccgccgggcgaggcggaagatgCGTGTCCGCCGGTCTCGGTGAAGATCATCGACTTCGGGAACAGCTGCCTGACGTCGGATCCCCTCATCACCTACGTGCAGTCGCGCAGCTACCGCGCGCCGGAAGTCCTTTTGGAGCTGCCCTACGACACGAAAATCGACATCTGGTCGCTGGGCTGCGTGCTGTTTGAGCTGTGGACGAGTGTCGTGCTGTTCATGAACGACTCGGTGCACTCACTGCTGGCGCGGATTGTCGGGATCGTCGGTCAGCTGCCCTGGTACATGGTGGAGCGAAGCCCGAAGCGCGAGGTGCTCTTCGACGGAGACGGCTACCTGTACGTCGTgctgccctcgtcgccctccgcgggcaGCGGTAGCactggcggcgaggcgaaagccCCCGGCGGCaagggcgcggggggcggcgagaaggacggTGGGCGCCACAAAgaccgccgcgacggccacgagggcggcgccggccgcatgCTTCGCTTCCTGCTGCCCAAGCGCTCGAGCCTgaagcagcgcatgcgcgccacCGACGCGTTCTTCATCGACTTCCTAGACAAAATGCTCATCATCGACCCCGCGCAGCGGTGGGACGCCGACCAACTTCTCAACCACCCCTTCCTGCAAAAGGGCCGATACGCCGACGGCCTGTAG
- a CDS encoding hypothetical protein (encoded by transcript BESB_065100), which yields MRRLCRVRYLVRSLVLALAAALVLGSAASPHPGRSRDEELLVSRPSAADSVSSGGARNVRQDAHSRASYALRTFASPRVPSRTQKTERRRRREDQENEDSKRYGEHTPAEVSLEEPLEPEGDTLGDTNGPTHEDTQRTEPPPEDHVSITDVDVPVYPESRDYIAWPSNPYYGMYSLRREGKHLIYPSALPYVYEAVAPSWAVSGSPAASPTLSHAPKAAAGDASASVDGSLTPTRKCAFFLYVHPMAPTFVTSGDPKRVPGPNGGAYESTSTLWYWQLQELKRRGEHDAAVLFYPHFHPRMLSVGSPEARKRRGASDARALHHQGIREHAGWLAAQTRAVLRVLLGESQGPIGGAGNGQEAAGGGGQGRNGAAAAGRDGRKRAQEKSTGSGAEPNKAADDTSDYDEHLVRQVGLEDLRTKCDRWELFFQAWGTGGLSLRAMLSLGLMLWTNRDGWMVDVLRLHALLHRFGVAATVPQLSGGSRGHFQGEDNTTAGSSETPRRSLRPNPARREPDGRRSGRSTFAKRSLAGELGGAFGVPSSAAPGARRGRGARDEWREKVLRQEDDAEDGADAGKHLPSVHLKSISFIGVPHGGIGSRQERNHGLEKLGWTKWLMGVFPEVLLSRIGNTNYVRELLHVDNDLVVCSLAQEEKQNYNLVEREGSLLSFFDTVLFYAFLNAEFDVPTLSQLGVSEDVVLTSEAAEILRSNPAAQNRFFYVDPFQTALNKLDIMTSPRFASLIVDRRACTAVSAAHIYNFVLRVLEVVNGQQRPKSLIPNRYLAFRGDHFYDARDDANSWTYLVRQKSKHENAGASRFVYMHQAVRLLQGRDAQEVSFDDDRHSEICNSWFYRTS from the exons ATGCGGCGTCTGTGCCGCGTTCGCTACCTCGTTCGTTCCCTCGTGCTcgccctggcggcggcgttgGTCCTGggctccgcagcgtcgcccCATCCAGGGCGGTCGCGAGATGAGgagctcctcgtctctcgcccGTCCGCGGCGGACTCTGTCTCGTCGGGTGGCGCCCGCAACGTGAGGCAAGACGCTCACAGCCGTGCGTCTTACGCCTTGCGCACGTTTGCGTCCCCTCGCGTGCCATcgcggacgcagaagaccgagcgcaggcggcgacgggaggACCAGGAGAACGAAGACAGCAAGCGGTATGGCGAGCACACGCCGGCCGAGGTGTCCCTGGAGGAGCCCCTTGAGCCCGAAGGCGACACACTGGGAGACACAAACGGCCCGACCCACGAGGACACCCAGCGCACGGAACCTCCTCCTGAG GACCACGTGTCGATTACCGATGTCGACGTGCCTGTCTATCCGGAGAGCCGAGACTACATTGCATGGCCGTCGAACCCGTACTACGGCATGTActctctgcgcagagaaggcaaaCATTTGATTTACCCGTCTGCTCTTCCCTACGTCTACGAGGCTGTTGCGCCGTCTTGGGCTGTCTCtggctcgcccgcggcgtcgcccacGTTGTCGCATGCTCCCAAGGCAGCGGCTGGCGATGCCTCGGCTTCTGTGGATGGATCGCTGACTCCGACGCGAAAGTGTGCCTTTTTTCTCTATGTGCATCCAATGGCGCCGACGTTCGTCACGAGCGGAGATCCGAAGCGCGTCCCAGGCCCGAACGGCGGGGCCTACGAGTCCACGAGCACGCTTTGGTACtggcagctgcaggagctgaagcggcgcggagagcacgacgccgccgtcctcttctACCCGCATTTCCATCCGCGCATGCTGTCGGTAGGCAGTCCGGAGGCcaggaagcggcgcggcgcgagcgacgcgcgcgcgctgcaccACCAGGGCATTCGGGAGCACGCGGGCTGGCTGGCGGCTCAGACGCGTGCGGTGCTTCGAGTGCTGCTGGGAGAGAGCCAGGGCCCAATCGGTGGTGCCGGCAACGGCCAAGAggcagctggcggaggcgggcaggGCCGCaacggcgctgcggcagccggcaGGGATGGCAGAAAGCGAGCTCAGGAGAAAAGcacaggcagcggcgcagagcctaACAAGGCGGCTGACGACACGAGTGACTACGACGAGCACCTCGTCAGGCAGGTCGGGCTGGAAGACTTGCGGACGAAATGCGACAGGTGGGAGTTGTTTTTTCAGGCCTGGGGCaccggcggcctctcgctgcgggcCATGCTCTCGCTGGGCCTTATGCTGTGGACGAATCGCGACGGCTGGATGGTcgacgtcctccgcctccacgcgctcCTGCATCGCTTCGGCGTGGCCGCGACCGTGCCTCAgctcagcggcggcagccgaggGCACTTCCAGGGCGAGGACAATACGACGGCTGGGTCCTCCGAGACGCCTCGTCGCAGTCTGCGCCCCAACCCagcccgccgcgagcccgacggccgccgcagcgggcgctcGACCTTCGCCAAGCGCTCGCTCGCGGGAGAGTTGGGCGGTGCCTTTGGCGTGCCTTCGTCGGCGGCACCCggtgcgcggcgggggcggggtgCGCGTGACgagtggagagagaaggTCTTGAGACAGGAGGATGACGCCGAAGACGGGGCCGACGCTGGGAAGCATCTGCCGTCGGTGCATCTGAAGAGCATCAGTTTCATTGGTGTCCCACACGGAGGCATCGGGAGTCGCCAGGAGCGGAACCACGGCCTGGAGAAACTCGGCTGGACCAAATGGCTTATGGGCGTGTTCCCAGAGGTGCTGCTCTCGCGGATCGGAAACACCAACTACGTCCGCGAGCTGCTTCACGTCGACAATGACCTCGTGGTGTGTTCGCTGGCgcaggaggagaagcagaactACAACTTAGTGGAGCGCGAGGGCTCGCTGCTCTCCTTCTTCGACACTGTCCTCTTCTACGCCTTCCTCAACGCAGAGTTCGACGTCCCTACACTGAGTCAGCTGGGGGTGAGCGAGGACGTGGTGCTCACGTCCGAGGCTGCTGAGATCCTGCGGAGCAACCCTGCGGCCCAGAATCGTTTCTTCTACGTCGACCCCTTCCAAACTGCTCTAAACAAACTGGACATTATGacctcgccgcgcttcgcgtcccTCATCGTCGACCGACGCGCGTGCACTGCGGTCTCGGCTGCGCACATTTACAACTTTGTGCTGAGAGTGCTCGAGGTCGTGAacgggcagcagcgccccAAAAGCCTGATCCCGAACCGCTACCTTGCCTTCCGGGGCGACCACTTCTACGATGCCAGAGACGACGCCAACTCCTGGACGTACCTGGTCAGACAAAAGAGCAAGCACGAAAACGCTGGCGCGTCGAGATTTGTGTATATGCACCAGGCCGTCCGCCTGCTCCAGGGTCGAGACGCACAAGAGGTGTCTTTTGATGACGACAGACACAGCGAGATATGCAACAGTTGGTTCTACCGCACGAGCTGA